In Symphalangus syndactylus isolate Jambi chromosome 15, NHGRI_mSymSyn1-v2.1_pri, whole genome shotgun sequence, the following are encoded in one genomic region:
- the LOC129463757 gene encoding fatty acid-binding protein, heart-like, protein MVDAFLCTWKLSDSKNFDDYMKLMSASFATRQVASVTKPTAIIKKNGDIITLKTQSMFKNTEISFKLGMEFDKTTADDKKVKSIVTLNGGKLVHLQKFNGQERTLVPELSDGKLILTLTQGTAVYTRTYEKEVSSACTVTDCSSATL, encoded by the coding sequence ATGGTAGATGCCTTCCTGTGCACCTGGAAGCTCTCAGACAGCAAGAATTTCGATGACTACATGAAGTTAATGAGTGCAAGTTTTGCTACCAGGCAGGTGGCTAGCGTGACAAAGCCTACCGCAATCATCAAAAAGAATGGGGACATTATCACCTTAAAAACACAGAGCATGTTCAAGAACACAGAGATCAGCTTTAAGCTGGGGATGGAGTTCGATAAGACAACAGCAGATGACAAAAAGGTCAAGTCCATTGTGACACTGAATGGAGGCAAACTTGTTCACCTGCAGAAGTTTAATGGGCAAGAGAGGACACTTGTCCCAGAGCTAAGTGATGGGAAACTCATCCTGACACTCACCCAGGGCACTGCGGTTTACACTCGCACTTATGAGAAAGAGGTATCATCTGCCTGCACTGTCACTGACTGCTCCTCTGCTACCCTTTGA